One Belonocnema kinseyi isolate 2016_QV_RU_SX_M_011 chromosome 6, B_treatae_v1, whole genome shotgun sequence genomic region harbors:
- the LOC117175575 gene encoding trichohyalin-like encodes MKKQGEEVKDELRKVSQKWAEWDQLWNGEKEKVWNELECIENRQRERENEEVRKRDMKLLEERERESKIELSNKSKMGEKGSMEEVRECEVVKREQNERWRLRLIEAERRMEGEERAKRKKNIIVKGFKVDSERAEEEIMKVMRDIGAQFRLIEIRRLGGNKEGRESMFLVNLGSEQDKNEVIEKKKLLKRRNERIEEDLMWRKKRRKLLIERKTWAEKCNGNRVRIER; translated from the coding sequence ATGAAGAAGCAAGGGGAAGAGGTAAAGGACGAGTTAAGAAAAGTGAGTCAAAAGTGGGCAGAATGGGATCAATTATGGAATGGAGAGAAAGAAAAGGTGTGGAATGAATTGGAATGTATAGAAAAtaggcagagagagagagagaatgaggaGGTTAGGAAAAGGGACATGAAACTgttagaagagagagagagagagagcaaaaTAGAACTAAGCAATAAGTCTAAGATGGGAGAGAAAGGCAGTATGGAAGAAGTGAGAGAGTGTGAGGTGGTCAAGCGTGAGCAGAATGAAAGGTGGCGCTTGAGACTGATTGAGGCTGAAAGGAGAATGGAAGGGGAAGAGAGAGcgaaaaggaaaaagaacataATAGTGAAGGGTTTTAAAGTGGACAGTGAAAGGGCAGAGGAAGAGATTATGAAGGTGATGAGAGACATCGGCGCGCAATTCAGACTGATAGAGATACGAAGATTAGGAGGGAATAAAGAGGGCAGAGAATCTATGTTTTTAGTGAACTTGGGGAGTGAGCAggacaaaaatgaagttatagAGAAAAAGAAGTTGTTGAAAAGACGAAATGAAAGAATCGAAGAAGATCTGATGTGGcggaaaaagagaagaaagttgCTAATCGAGCGAAAGACATGGGCTGAGAAGTGTAATGGTAATAGGGTAAGAATTGAACGATAA